The Ktedonobacterales bacterium DNA segment GTTGATTGACATGGTGTCAGGCTCCTTGCGCCAGGCGCTCGGCGAGTTCGGTGAGCGTGCCGACGATCACATCGGGGCGCGAGCCAAGCGGATCAAGCGGAGCGCCTGAGCGGTTGACGAGCGCGGCGAGCATTCCGGCGTTGAGCGCGCCGCTGACATCGAAGGGGTTGGCGGAGATGAGCCGCGTTTCGCCAATGGGGCGGCCCAGGCGTTGAGCGGCGTGCTGGTAGAGGCGCGGCGAGGGCTTATAGACTCTGATCTCGTTGGCGCTCACGATGTCCTGAAAGTAGGGGCGCAGGCCCGCCGAATCGAGCAGGGCGTTGAGCATGGCAGGCGCGCCGTTGGAGAAGATGATCATCTGGAAGCCTGCCGCCTGCAACTGCGCCAGTCCCGGCTTGACATCGGGGAATGGCTCCAGCGCGTTGTACTGTGCCATCAGCGTGTCCTTTTGCGCCGCGTCAAGCTCCTGACGGGTCACGGCCAGTGTGTAATCCAGCGCCTTGCGGGTGATGTAGGCAAAGTCTTCGTAGCGGCCCATCAGCGTCAGGCGAAAGCTGAACTCAAGCTGGGTTTGCCGCCAGATTTCTGATGTGCGCTGCGCCTGCGCGGGAAGC contains these protein-coding regions:
- a CDS encoding haloacid dehalogenase type II, with protein sequence MAVREALAFDMYSTLVDTIGIRKQIERLLPAQAQRTSEIWRQTQLEFSFRLTLMGRYEDFAYITRKALDYTLAVTRQELDAAQKDTLMAQYNALEPFPDVKPGLAQLQAAGFQMIIFSNGAPAMLNALLDSAGLRPYFQDIVSANEIRVYKPSPRLYQHAAQRLGRPIGETRLISANPFDVSGALNAGMLAALVNRSGAPLDPLGSRPDVIVGTLTELAERLAQGA